From Xylocopilactobacillus apis, a single genomic window includes:
- a CDS encoding helix-turn-helix domain-containing protein codes for MEFNKRLQNQRKLLNLTQKEVAENLHVTQQTISSWENGRSYPDLDSLINLSEMYQVSLDVLLKEDAELKDSIEKKQVIHVIRRIHISLLVVNLGLLLIDLIYLFNDKKQDASVLILLAVMLINSFALVYISFFMRSQLFNKPRLKLSRYSWPILICFWILGLILFFSPVSKIFSGFLIGVLIILTFALFLNQKNLEN; via the coding sequence ATGGAATTTAATAAAAGATTACAAAACCAAAGAAAACTTTTAAATCTAACTCAAAAAGAAGTTGCGGAAAATCTCCACGTCACCCAACAGACAATTTCTAGTTGGGAAAATGGGCGTAGTTATCCTGATCTCGATTCTCTAATCAATCTTAGTGAAATGTATCAGGTGTCGCTTGATGTTTTGTTAAAAGAAGATGCCGAATTAAAAGATAGCATCGAAAAAAAACAGGTAATTCACGTAATTAGACGGATTCACATTTCATTACTTGTGGTTAATTTAGGGTTACTTTTAATTGACCTTATCTATTTATTTAATGATAAGAAGCAGGATGCTTCAGTGTTAATCTTGCTGGCGGTAATGTTAATCAATAGTTTTGCATTAGTTTATATCAGCTTTTTTATGAGATCCCAATTATTTAATAAACCTCGTTTAAAACTTAGCAGGTATTCCTGGCCGATTCTTATATGCTTTTGGATCTTAGGATTAATTTTATTTTTTTCTCCAGTATCAAAAATTTTTAGTGGCTTTTTAATTGGTGTATTAATAATTTTAACTTTTGCATTATTTCTTAATCAAAAGAATTTGGAAAATTAA
- a CDS encoding ABC transporter ATP-binding protein: MLKVDNVSKSFGDVQALTDESFEVHKGEILGLIGQNGAGKTTTFRIVLGLMKPDYGNVKFDDQKVDEEVLNKIGYLPEERGLFPKMKIEDQVVYLAELKGQSRQVTKNKIDEYFEKFEIKGKKNDKLKSLSKGNQQKVQLMVTLIHNPDFIIFDEPFSGLDPVNAQIFRDAILEEKEKGKCIIFSSHNMDNVEELSDRIMMLKNGNTILNGTVKEVRNSYGRIKVFLESQLTAEDLEQISGIKDLKEKDGRFEITLSDPEVGKEILAQAQAKGSFQEFSQQPLSLDEIFKIKAREN; the protein is encoded by the coding sequence ATGTTAAAAGTAGATAATGTTAGCAAGTCTTTTGGAGACGTTCAAGCATTAACTGATGAATCATTTGAGGTTCACAAAGGAGAAATCTTAGGTTTAATCGGGCAGAATGGTGCTGGAAAAACAACAACTTTTCGGATAGTTTTAGGTTTAATGAAACCTGATTATGGAAATGTTAAGTTCGATGATCAAAAGGTTGATGAAGAGGTTTTAAACAAAATTGGTTATTTACCAGAGGAAAGAGGACTTTTTCCGAAAATGAAAATTGAAGATCAAGTCGTTTATTTAGCTGAACTTAAGGGTCAATCTCGACAAGTTACAAAAAATAAAATTGACGAATATTTTGAGAAGTTTGAAATTAAAGGTAAGAAAAACGATAAACTGAAATCTCTTTCGAAGGGAAATCAGCAGAAAGTTCAGTTAATGGTAACTTTAATCCATAATCCTGATTTTATTATTTTTGATGAACCATTTTCAGGTCTTGATCCAGTTAATGCTCAAATTTTTCGTGATGCAATTTTAGAAGAAAAAGAAAAAGGAAAATGTATTATTTTTTCAAGTCACAATATGGATAATGTTGAAGAACTTAGTGATCGCATCATGATGTTAAAAAACGGGAATACAATTCTTAATGGAACGGTTAAAGAAGTCCGAAATAGTTATGGTCGTATTAAGGTCTTTTTAGAGTCGCAGTTAACTGCTGAAGATCTAGAACAAATTTCTGGCATAAAGGATTTGAAAGAAAAAGATGGTCGTTTTGAAATTACTTTAAGCGATCCTGAGGTCGGTAAAGAAATTTTAGCTCAGGCTCAAGCCAAGGGAAGTTTTCAAGAATTTTCTCAGCAGCCTTTATCATTAGACGAAATCTTTAAGATTAAAGCGAGGGAAAACTAA